From Gimesia panareensis, the proteins below share one genomic window:
- a CDS encoding methyltransferase domain-containing protein: MRIKNLLVISACDSSMSSWGNLWIDQIQKFNVDWKIFDLGGFHRGAPVDFATRELTEPEPGRQRSDFKPRLILQALRRFRRPVLWLNPDAFLVQHLHDVLARVDLAVTVNRPEEWNLYKRNGHNKREAVDAGVIFANPTPASEQFIHKWAALADEQNDQAALNLLFKEITYRNAVGNVSGARVRLLSTEIYNSHYFTEKSVMEKAKILHFKGDHSRIADAASYGINGGAGAANAATDCKLRVGQRGTGKNGWLHLDSHPSADIVSEIPPLPASVTNRMWQIIEGIHVWEHFHKWEAEKLARCFHDVLAPGGKLVLECPNLEIACRSLLGGYKDSNSYHMHVFYGDPQHEDPAYGHRWGYTPESLKHQLIEFGGFQADDVCIEPAQFHVRDRDFRIVARKR; the protein is encoded by the coding sequence ATGAGAATCAAAAACCTGCTCGTCATCTCGGCCTGCGACTCCAGCATGAGTTCCTGGGGAAACCTTTGGATTGACCAGATCCAGAAGTTCAACGTGGACTGGAAAATCTTTGATCTGGGTGGCTTCCATCGCGGTGCGCCAGTCGATTTCGCTACCCGTGAATTGACCGAACCGGAGCCCGGCAGACAGCGCTCTGATTTCAAACCGCGTCTGATTCTCCAGGCCCTGCGACGCTTCAGGCGGCCGGTCCTCTGGCTGAATCCCGATGCTTTTCTCGTACAGCATCTGCACGATGTCCTGGCACGCGTCGATCTTGCAGTCACCGTCAACCGGCCAGAGGAATGGAATTTGTACAAGAGGAACGGGCACAACAAACGGGAAGCAGTCGACGCCGGAGTGATTTTCGCAAACCCCACACCGGCCAGCGAACAGTTCATCCATAAATGGGCGGCACTCGCAGACGAACAGAACGATCAGGCGGCCCTGAATCTCCTGTTCAAAGAGATCACGTACAGAAATGCGGTCGGCAATGTTTCCGGCGCCAGAGTTCGGCTCCTGAGTACAGAGATTTACAACAGCCATTATTTCACTGAGAAATCAGTGATGGAAAAAGCGAAGATTCTCCACTTCAAGGGAGACCACTCCCGGATCGCCGATGCTGCCAGTTATGGAATCAATGGCGGTGCAGGTGCAGCAAACGCTGCCACAGACTGCAAGTTGCGAGTCGGTCAGCGGGGCACAGGAAAGAACGGCTGGTTGCATCTAGACAGTCACCCCTCTGCGGACATCGTCTCTGAGATCCCTCCCCTGCCCGCGTCGGTCACAAACCGAATGTGGCAGATTATCGAAGGGATTCATGTCTGGGAACATTTTCACAAATGGGAGGCGGAGAAACTCGCCAGATGCTTCCACGATGTACTCGCCCCCGGTGGAAAACTGGTTCTCGAATGCCCCAATCTGGAAATTGCCTGTCGCTCGTTACTGGGCGGATACAAGGACTCCAACAGTTACCACATGCACGTCTTCTATGGCGATCCGCAACACGAGGATCCAGCCTACGGTCACCGCTGGGGTTACACACCGGAATCATTGAAACATCAGCTGATCGAATTTGGCGGATTTCAAGCTGACGATGTCTGTATTGAACCGGCACAATTTCACGTGCGGGATCGAGATTTTCGCATCGTCGCCAGGAAACGCTGA
- a CDS encoding class I SAM-dependent methyltransferase, translating into MTGYDTLFASINEAHETLVHGPSQYKWLASAKRYVQQSRECIGLANTRHGEVVYDIGCGPGYLLWICRERLGCSVQGCDPLRDGPIYKELYQALNLNQCISPYVSSIQAPLPATGLKYDVIFATWITWIGFGNWSAEEFSTYIHHCKQHLTERGRILLRFEESRFEEKLYESCLKQLGSRVAPLCYLFRA; encoded by the coding sequence ATGACTGGGTATGATACATTATTCGCCTCGATTAACGAGGCCCATGAGACACTCGTGCACGGACCGTCTCAATACAAGTGGCTCGCCTCGGCAAAACGGTATGTCCAGCAAAGCCGCGAGTGTATTGGACTGGCCAATACCCGACATGGTGAAGTCGTCTACGACATCGGCTGTGGTCCGGGCTATCTGCTCTGGATCTGCAGGGAAAGACTGGGATGCAGCGTGCAGGGATGCGACCCGTTGCGCGACGGCCCCATCTACAAGGAACTGTATCAGGCACTAAATCTGAATCAGTGCATCAGCCCGTATGTTTCCTCCATACAGGCCCCCCTGCCGGCAACGGGATTAAAATACGACGTCATCTTCGCCACCTGGATCACATGGATCGGATTTGGAAACTGGTCAGCGGAAGAATTTTCCACGTACATTCACCACTGCAAGCAGCACCTGACGGAGCGAGGTCGGATTCTACTCAGATTTGAAGAATCGAGGTTTGAGGAAAAACTGTATGAGTCCTGCCTGAAACAGCTCGGTTCCAGGGTCGCACCGCTCTGCTACCTGTTCCGCGCTTAG
- a CDS encoding glycosyltransferase domain-containing protein, with product MSKPFLTIGMATFDDFDGVYFTVTSLMMHHADVMRDCEIVVVDNHPNSKQGQLVKDWMRKRVPYGSYFPYDAATGTAQARNEVFRQARGEAVLCIDCHVLLAPGAVQKLIDYYRMNPDSRDLLSGPILTDSGAVSATHQRPQWSKGAWGVWAVDERGRAPEGEPFEIWQQGMGLFSCRRAAWPGFHPEFRGFGGCETYIMEKFRKNGNRVLCCPWLRWTHRFQRPEGAPYSVEYKDRIRNYLIGFQELGLDVEPVLKHFKVPPDRAAGLAEAKTKPEKTGDFAVVGDRTFGGVEMRGSALSEYLACKLIAPRQVPSMVRRKTIISIKDGFCPATIRGKCDRLIYDPLDVFCSTKTDIAPVDYWRSQYQRHQFDELIATSPACYEVMRAAVPDHVGVHLVPHQSDSRIEQSWYHPDGPIVYSGLKCFIDSGLDRIKKACRMLGKEFVTGDGCNILKGASLALALRLPPFDTALNRHCKPQIKLANAAAAGLPAVSTECPAATSLFPDIPTVPVQFTAAELAGVMQQALAGPALTNPYGDNHYLTAMDRILHRETVVVYTAIFGGYDTLKEPLDPMPGVKFVCFTDNPRLKSNVWKIHYCRPTGDPLMQAKSFKILAHEVLDCDISLWIDGRVELHNLNGAVNQLNKDLALHRHARRNCIYEEANHCINVNRGDPRQIKDAVTRYQSEGHPPGYGLWNGGVILRRHTPDITTFNREWWREVSVGTTRDQIVLPVVLRRLGTPFETFPNDVPLHRIGDHLL from the coding sequence GGGACAGCTCGTTAAAGACTGGATGCGCAAGCGCGTCCCCTACGGTTCTTATTTTCCTTATGACGCTGCGACCGGTACAGCACAGGCGCGAAATGAAGTCTTCCGCCAGGCACGCGGAGAAGCGGTTCTCTGCATTGACTGTCACGTCCTGCTGGCCCCGGGAGCAGTGCAAAAGTTAATCGACTATTACCGGATGAATCCGGACAGCCGCGATCTCTTATCCGGTCCGATCCTCACGGACAGTGGGGCCGTTTCGGCAACTCATCAGCGTCCCCAGTGGAGTAAAGGCGCCTGGGGCGTCTGGGCCGTTGATGAGCGTGGTCGGGCCCCGGAAGGGGAGCCGTTCGAGATCTGGCAGCAGGGGATGGGGCTCTTCTCCTGTCGACGTGCTGCGTGGCCGGGCTTTCATCCCGAGTTTCGAGGCTTTGGAGGGTGCGAGACCTACATCATGGAGAAATTCCGGAAAAACGGTAACCGGGTTCTCTGCTGTCCGTGGCTCCGCTGGACGCACCGCTTCCAGCGCCCCGAGGGAGCCCCCTACTCCGTGGAATATAAGGACCGGATCCGCAATTACCTCATCGGGTTCCAAGAGCTGGGACTCGATGTAGAACCGGTTCTGAAACATTTCAAAGTCCCACCCGACCGGGCAGCAGGACTGGCGGAGGCAAAAACGAAACCGGAAAAGACAGGGGATTTCGCTGTCGTAGGCGACCGGACATTTGGCGGTGTGGAGATGCGGGGCAGCGCGCTGTCAGAATACCTCGCGTGCAAACTGATCGCTCCCAGACAGGTTCCCAGTATGGTCCGCCGCAAAACCATCATCTCGATCAAGGACGGTTTCTGCCCCGCCACAATCCGCGGGAAATGCGACCGTCTGATTTACGACCCACTGGACGTCTTCTGCTCCACAAAAACCGACATCGCCCCCGTTGATTACTGGAGATCGCAATATCAGCGGCACCAGTTCGATGAACTGATCGCGACCAGCCCTGCCTGTTATGAAGTGATGCGCGCAGCGGTTCCTGATCACGTCGGCGTGCACCTGGTTCCGCACCAGAGTGATTCCCGGATCGAGCAGAGCTGGTATCACCCGGACGGCCCGATCGTATATTCCGGCCTGAAATGCTTTATTGATTCCGGCCTGGATCGGATTAAAAAAGCCTGTCGCATGCTCGGTAAAGAATTCGTAACGGGAGACGGTTGTAATATTCTGAAGGGAGCATCACTGGCTCTGGCATTACGGCTCCCCCCGTTCGACACAGCGTTAAACCGCCATTGTAAGCCCCAGATCAAGCTCGCGAATGCTGCCGCCGCCGGTCTGCCCGCAGTCTCTACTGAGTGCCCGGCGGCTACGTCTCTGTTTCCGGACATCCCGACCGTACCAGTTCAGTTTACAGCAGCAGAACTGGCAGGTGTGATGCAACAGGCGCTCGCAGGGCCAGCTTTAACAAACCCGTATGGTGACAATCACTATCTTACTGCGATGGACCGGATCCTGCACCGGGAAACGGTGGTCGTCTACACCGCCATCTTCGGTGGATACGACACTTTAAAGGAACCGCTGGATCCGATGCCGGGAGTGAAATTCGTCTGTTTTACCGACAATCCCAGACTGAAGTCGAACGTATGGAAGATTCACTACTGTCGCCCGACGGGAGACCCGCTGATGCAGGCAAAGTCGTTCAAGATCCTCGCGCATGAAGTGCTCGACTGTGACATTTCCCTCTGGATTGATGGCCGGGTGGAACTGCACAATCTGAACGGAGCCGTCAATCAACTCAATAAAGATCTCGCTCTGCATCGCCATGCACGACGGAACTGCATTTATGAAGAAGCGAATCACTGCATCAACGTGAATCGCGGAGACCCGCGACAAATCAAAGATGCGGTGACCCGGTATCAGTCCGAGGGGCATCCCCCTGGCTATGGATTATGGAATGGCGGCGTCATCCTCAGGCGCCATACCCCTGATATCACCACGTTTAACCGGGAATGGTGGCGCGAAGTCAGCGTGGGCACCACCCGCGACCAGATCGTGCTCCCTGTCGTGCTCCGAAGGCTGGGAACTCCTTTTGAGACATTTCCCAACGATGTACCACTCCACCGAATTGGTGACCACCTGCTATGA